Part of the Anopheles gambiae chromosome 3, idAnoGambNW_F1_1, whole genome shotgun sequence genome is shown below.
TGAGGATCCTGGGTCTatcaatgcaaatgtttcgatggagttgttttcgttatAGACAGTTATTGGCAGAACTTGAAATAGGtattgttccgagttttgatgaaaatttaaatgtgcTTTTGACGCCGCGCCCATTGAGTTGAATTTTTCTTCATGCAATATGGTGTTGTGTCGTCGTCCACAACCATCCACTGTACACTGCGGCCTTGAGCGACAGTTAATGGCCGCATGGTTAGAGAATTTGCAGCAGTTAGTGCAAACGTTTttctccttcagcattttccaTCTTTCGTTTACTGAGGCATTCTTTAGCTTGTAACAAGATATGGTTTCATGAGGACGGCTGCAAATTAGACagcttttatttgaaatttgatggctGACTGAATAGTGAGTATTCAGCCTCGCCGGTCTGTCTCTTTGACCACCTTCCATAGCAAGAAGTGTGATCGCCACGTCTTCTGTTGGTTTCAACCTTTTGCTGAAATCTTTcaaggttttgattttgtcacCTTCCTCGTTAAGTGAATCTCTGAGCCACCTGGTTTTAAGGTCCGGAGAGAGTTTTGCGACCAGATCTGTAAGGAGCCTTTGGTCCATCAAGTACTCCGTTTGGTTCAACATGGtcatattttccaccatgttatTCAGTGCGTTACAGAACTCAATAATCGAAGATGGATTTTCCAAAGATGCCCGTTTAACCACCATAAGGTCTTTTAGTAAGGCGTTAAAAATGCTAACTGGGTTGCCATATAACCTCCCCAATCTTTCCAAGATTGCATCCACGTTACTTGGGTTCAGCATCAACCCGCTAACGGATCGCAATGCATCTCCCTCAAGGTGAATTTGGAGCCGTGTAAGGTTTTCCAAACTCGTAAATTTTTCTGTTCGAGTGGTTTCTTCGAACAGTAGTTTAAAACGAGGCCATGTTCTATAGTTGCCATAGAAATCCGGAAGTTTTAAAACTGTCTTCTTGCGTGGAGCAAAACCCAAGTTTCccattttatttacgtttgttGTAAGTGTCTGTAGGTCGTCTTGTAGGTGAGTTGTGTCGGATTGGTTatgtatttcttcatttcttaatATGTCTTCTAGTCTTTCGATTTCCTTCTCAcacctttcgttttcttctctagttcttttttccgcttcagttttttcttttagtagcCTCTCTGTTTGCATTAAGGCCTCCCTATTTCCCTTGCGTTCCTCAGCTATTGTGTAGCATTTtggacacacatattttttaacggGACCTTCTAGCTTCAGACATTTGAGATGTAACCATCTGTCACACTCGATACAATTAACTTGTGTGTCCCACTCATCGGGGTTCTTGCATAGCTTGCAATTGCCTTTCGGGTTGCTTTTAAATATGATATCCATACTACTCACTTTGCGTAACCGGTGGATAAAGTATCTGGATGGGTGTCGTCGTGTCGTTGCTGCTCTTACAACGCCCCTGCTTGTCCTGCTCGAGGTCGTCTTCAGGTGATCCCCCGCGGTGTCGTCAGTACCCCTGTCTTCTGGTCGCCTTCAGATCCGCTGCTTGGGTAGTATTGCCGCCACGCTTTTTCGTTGGATAATCGGGTCTTCCGGGGCGATGACCATTGGCTACCGATCACCGTATCAACACACGTCAATAAGCTGGACACGTACTACTCCACTAGTTCGCACTCTTATCAACACCTTTATGTTTGTGGTTTCCCGGAAATGCTAAAGCCGGATACGGTTTAGCTCgaagatttcttttttgtatgcacgTCCCGTATTGTTACACTCCCCAACTGTTGATCTTCCTGGGAACGTCCGTAAACCGCGGTCGTTAGCGTCTTGTGGGTTTTATTACGTTCTCACTGCGAATGTGTGCCACACGCGTAATTGTTTCCACTGCACTTTGTTACTAGTACGCTACGTAATGATTTTCGATCAGATGTTCTCAGGTCGTCCGTTTTAAACGCCCTTTCTGAGGTTGCgtttcactgcacacacacaccctttttgttttgtttacaaacctgtggtacgaccgaaacgatatagcgaacgtcgttttttttaccaCCGGTGTCTTTATTCAATCACAATATATCGGTGATCGTACGGCGCCTTACTGAATTCTGTCTCTGTACCTTGGACTTCTTAAGCACTGTTTCAGGCGTTTTTTTGCActcgtttggtttgttgcactttgtttgtttgtttttggctacTATTATACATTCGCGATGTTTTCCGCTTTTACGAACCTTCCTCCGTTGGAGCgccggttgtttttttctatcgGTCAGGAATACGTTCGTCAAGATCGGATGCTAACCTCCGACTTGTATGTTCCGGCCGACTCTGGGTTTCAAGATCGGAAGTTAACCTCCGACTTGTACGTTGCGAGGTCTCTACtaatcctctctggagccaccatatattttccgcaccgagtctgaactcgttgggaagcgccaagacaggaggattttaccgtccgacttggcttggaacagacaaacaacttagtctttgagttcttgtgcttgaaagtcgatttattcatgcttattcctaacttatatactaattttctgctgatcgatcgcgatcagcagtttttatttggtcgatattgtttacattagatttgcttacaattgttttcgttcggtcggtcagttcccaggccgtgatgacctaattatgcggcgctgtcatcaacaacaactttatattcactcataaattttattaaattccaattttatgGTTGAATGGTCAATACTTGaaaaaaaatttgatttttggttcgaaAAACTGAGTTTTAGTGTGCTCAATTGTAAACCGAtattcgatcgaaaatcgatagaactacATATGGTCACTCTGAAAAACTTGCTTAATCTAGCTTTTGGTTAGGTTATGCCTGTGGGTTCACTActgcatatttcaattcagccgtttagtgcttttgtgttgtattgtgcGTTAATAAAATCAAGACAatagcaccaaaaacctatcagataaaatatatcttattttgtgGACGATATAtagtagtaaaacaaacacgttaaactaatgagcggatgaaattaaataatatccaCAGATTATTATTCAAGTCGATCTGTTACACCGGGTGTTATCAACGCGACGCTCTTAGGCTGTCATGCAAGgacctgctgaaatcaattgctcctagtcaataatccattgctcgtaatcaaaaatagaggatgctagtcaagaatctaatgcgactattcaaaaaaagtatgcggctagtctaaactcaattggaaaaccctgtaatcgCCGGGGTTTGGTAGAAAAAGGAACATCGTGCATGTGATATCCTACCAGTAcagagtacacacacacgcacaccacctCGTTCGTTACCGGAACACAACCTTCTTTATTTGCTGCTCAACTCCGACTGCCTTCAACCATCATACATCgcattctttctctttcttactCTAGGATCCCACATTCTCCCTTTactaaaaaatatgtaaaggTTTTCACATCCCAAAATGTATTATGATATAAACTTAACCTACACCCTTCACATACTTCCGTCTCGAAACCTCCATGGACGCTTAATTTCCCTAGCTTCTCTAATCCTACCATCCGTTTCGGCCCTCCGAATCGACCTTCCCACGGGTCGCTCTACTTCTAGTTCTCGGTATAAATTCCGTTCTACTACCTGTTCCATTCCTTCGGGTACTTCCAGCGATGTATTCTCCTCCTCAATACCTATCTCACTCTCCTGGTCATCACTTCTGTCCACAAATTTCTTTAAATGCTTAACGCTGCGCTGATACTCCTTACTATTTTCCATATCCCTTATTGTCGCTCTTCCAATTCCTTCCATTTTAGTTACTttataaaatttgtttttataggCTGTATCGGCCTTATCCCTTTTCTGCTGCATAACAAGTACCTTATCACCAACTTTTATACTTGTATTTTTAGCTCGGCGCCTCTCATCCTCTCTTGCATTTCGCTCAAACTTTGCTGTTCTGTCTCGATCCCTGAGTTCATCATCCAGCGCCTGCCTTGAGTTCAACTTCATGTTTGGCAATAAACCCCTGACCGCCCTACCAAACATAAGTTCCGCCGGGGGTATTTTCGTCACATGATGAGGCCAGGAATTATATGCTGCCACATAATCGGCAAGAGCTTCTTTCCAATTAAGCTTTCTAATTTTTGCAATTGCTGCAATTTTGTTTATGCCTTGCATATTTCTCTCAACCAGACCATTTTCTGTTGGGTTCAGCGGTGTACAATGAATCAACTTAACACCCCATACCTCTTGCAACCAAGTTTGTAGCTCCACACTATTAAAAGGTGGTCCATTGTCCGCTTTTATAGTTTTTGGTACATAGTAAGTgttaaaaacttttttaaGAACTGCTTTCACTGCCTCCCCGTCAGCTCGCTCTATCGGAACCGCAACTAAAAACCTGGAATAATTGTCTGTGAACACTAATGCTTTCCAATGCAAAACGTCCGACAAAGTAGCAAAATCTATGGATACATAATCCCACGGGTTGTTAGGGAGATCCGTCAATGTGATGGGAGGTGGATGGCTATCTGCTTTAATAACCTGGCACTCCGGACAACTTTTTACAAAAGATTCTACCTCCCGATCCATATTGGGCCACCATAACCCTTGCCGCAAAATATTCTTCATTGTTGACATTCCTGGATGACATCGATGCGCTAGACTTAAAGCCCTCTTACGCAGATTTTCAGGCAATACTAACTTTTCCTGCTTCATTAGTGATCCCTCCTGGATGTACATTTCACGTTGAAATGGTTGGAACTTCACAATTTCTGTCGGccatttctgttttttgtctAACCAAAGCATAACCTCTTGCAACTCCCTATCCTTCAGTTGTTCCTTCTGCACTTCCTGTGACGTCATTGCTACTAGTCCTTCACTAATATAGTTAATCTCTGTTTCTACCAAACATAGCTCATGCGGTTCCTTTCCCCATCCGAATTGCGGATCATTTCGCTTTTCCCCAATTCTAGAGGCTGCGTCAGCTATATTGTCCTTTCCTGCTACATGTTCGAATTCGTAACAAAAATGCTCCATTCTCAGGAACCAGCCCTCTGCTCTTGACATTATCCTTTTACCCATGTCCTTGCGGTGTTTTCCTCTAAGCATAAACATTAAGGCTTCACTGTCTGACCGCAATGTAAATTTTCTGCCAATTAAATAATATGCAAATCTTTCCATGGCCCATACTATAGCCAACGCCTCACGATGAAGTTGTGGATATCTCCCTTCTACCTCTGTAAGACTCTTCGATGCGCATGCTATAATCCTTCTTTCTCCGTCTAAATAACCTTCTTGTGCTAAAACAGCGCCTAACCCCCAGGGTGACGCATCAGTGTACAGAATGGTTTTGTCTTTTGCATCGAAATATCCTCTCTTAATCAAATCATTTTCTGTTGCAATTTTTAGCTCCTCAAACGCATcctgttgttcttttttccattcgaattttgcttttttcgatAACAAATCCCGTAAGGGTTTAGTCTTATGCGAAAATCCTTTTATGAATGGGCTTATAAATGTTATCATGCCCAAAAAACTCCGCACCTCGGACACGTCTTTTGGTCTATCGAACTTTAATATGTCTGAAATCTTCTCTTTGGTGGGGAGAATACCTCGTCCGTCGATTGTGAAAcccaaaaaatcaactttctCCTGATTATATAACGATTTTTCTTCATTAATCGTTAGGTGATTTATCTCAATCACTCTTTTTACTTCCTTCACTAATTTCTCTAACTCCTCTAAAGATCGCCCATAAACTAGAACATCATCCATGTATACCACTAAATTCTTACAATCTGCAAATAACTTCTCCATAACACTCTGAAACAACTCAGGTGCACACGACAACCCAAAAGGCAACCTCGTGAATCGCATCAAACCGTTAGCCGTCATAAAAGTGGTTAAATAGCGCACCTCTTCGTGAAGTTCTATATGAAAATATGCATCCTTTAAGTCTAGTTtcgtaaaaaataattttcctccATTATGAGGTATGTCAGCCCACACTTTCTCAAGCGACGGCATTGGATAGGGCTCACGAACTATTGCCTTGTTCACCTCCCGATAATCTATAACCATTCTGAAATCCTTCTGACCCTTCGGAACTAGCACCATTGGTGATACAAATGATATCGTGCTACCTCTCCTATCAGCCCTTTCTATAATCTGCCTTCTTTCCATATCTTCAAGTCTTTCATTAACTGCTTTCTCGAACGCAATCGGGACGTTATATCTAATTATGCGCTTTGGTATCACTGATGTGTCTATTCGGAATTTTACCGGCTCCCCACCGATTTTCGGAAATTTGACCCACTGATCAGCCGCACCTGGCCCCGATTCACTGTTGTCGATGCTCGTTTTTCTCCCAACTAATTCGGCACAATTTATCTCCTTCTTTAGCAGCCCTAGCCCTATCCTTAATAATTTTAACTGACTTGCCGTTTGAAAACCGAGAAGTGAAATCTCTGTACCGTTCACTACAAAAAACTTGGCCAATTGCCTGTCCTGTCCAGCATCCTTCACCCCCACATAAGCCCGAAATGAACATATCACTTCTAACGGTCGATGAGTAGCATATCCTTTCAAAATTTCTTCTGGGTGCAATGTAATGTCTTGAATTACCGTACTACATTCTTCCTTGATCCTCTCCCAACCTTTCTTAGTTACCGTATTCACTGTCGCCCCCGAATCCACCAAGAATTTAAACTCCACCGATCCTATAACACAATTCACGATACGCGGATCACTTATCACCCCAGATGACGTTGCCTTGCCAGTTATcagctaaaaataaaaaaaataaggaaaagaacagaaaaaaaataagtatACCAGCACacgatttaaatttaacaaagagtgcaacttttaatttcctttatttatttcaaaacaaaagaaacattttttttttcactccggAACGTCAACTTCTACCTGGTTGACACGCTCGGCTTCTTGTTTCATTCCCATTGTattaccgtagcaatagacgatgcgcaatctcatattgcgcatatatttatctgtcaaacgggtcggtttgatatatttatctgtcaaaaaaactttatatatctcggacatataatcttgaaaatttatgcgcaatcttggcgcaatctgaaaatgtatggaaatgacgtttatagctcagggttggctacgcgaaatgacttatgttttgataaaacgaatatatgcgcaatctgagattgcgcatcgtgtattaatacggttatGGTTCCTTTTTGCTGCAAAGCAAAATTCGGCAAAATGGCCGGTTCTTCCGCAAGAGAAACATTTCGCGCGAAATGCTTTGCATTGGCCCCAACCGTGCGTACGTCCGCACTTCGTACAGAGTCGCATTCCTTCACGCCTTTCCTCATTCTTCTGTACTCGAGATCCAGTATCTCGCATTTTACTCCACTTTGTCTCGTAAGGCTTATATCGATTAGCCGGAACTTTCGCCGAAAGGATAGCATTCACCGGTCTTATCAACGCTCGTCGATCATCCTGACTCTGCGCGGAGTTCCCTTCTTCTCCTTCCGGCTTCCTCACCGCCTCTTCCGTGCGAATGAAATCGAGATGTTTTCCATGGCTAATTACCCGTTCTAAATTGTTACCGAAAAAGTTTGCCATTTCGTAAAGCTTAGCAGATATTTCTGGAACCGATCGCCGTACCACCGCCTGCATTATCTCCTCCTCACGCTGCGCACCCACGAATTCGCATAACACCGCTTGCTTTTCAAGACGCAGCACCCAGTCCGCAAATGGTTCATGCACTTTCATCTTCATCTCACGGAACTTCATCCTCTCTTTTGATGCGTCGCACAAATCACTAAAATAATCGTCAAGTGCGCGGATAGTTTCGTTGTATATATCCTCCGATTCGGACGGCAAATTTCGCTGCTGCATTTCGATGATGCTCAACAAATAGCTTCCTGCAAAAATCTTTAGACCCGTTACACGGGTTTTTGAATCAACAGGCGCTTTGCATGCCACTATCCTCTTAAACTGATCTCGAAACCGTATCCATTCCGCCTTGCGTTTGTTAGTTGGCactgtttcatcgaaatgccTTAACGGCCACGATCCTGACAACCACTCGTTGGTAGTTTTTCTAGCAGCAAAATGCATGTCATCCTGCTCTTTTGCATCCGGCTGTTCATCACTTTGTGATATATCGCTAACTGCCCAGCCTTTACTCATTTTGATTTTACAAAATATGacactttttcttttctttgcgcACATATTTTTCCGTCCGCTTCCAGCGATAAACCAACAAAGAATGATAGTCAAACCAAATTCTGCACTTCATCCGcgccaaaagaaaagaacataaACTCTCATTTCACATATACCAATCCATCTCCCACAACAAAAGAGATCAGATATTCATACACGATCATCGATACTGGCAACCCGTTCGCCGTAACGCTCTGCAAGCGCGCGTTTCGCCACACTCACCACTACACACGTAACTCCTTTATCGACTCGTCAAAcccatttctctctctctctcgctcacacacacacacagctaatCCTTTTGGAgtctcttcctcttctttgtGCACAAAACCTACCAACAATTCAACTAAATCTTGTTTTTGATCTGGCAACACTACCAGTTGACCACGGCAAATTTACCCGTTCTTTTctattctctctttttcccgCCATGGGCCGAACCCGgctttttattatcattttttttttttttttttttagattgcACTGACCATGGGCCGAACCCGATTCAAtttctgccttttttttttttttttttttttttttttttttttttttttgaacgcTGGCAATGGGACAAACCCAGCTCAGTGTCCACACTTTGTTTCTACGCTGGCCATGAGCCATACCCGACTCAGCGTTTCTTGCATAAAACTTCTTCATATTGGCCATGGGCCGAACCCGGCTCATCTCTCATATCTTTTACCACGTTGGCCATGGACCGTACCCGACTCAACGCTTACAACCTCTTTCTACACAACATTtcaacaactttttttttcgatcatGGGCCGAACCCGATTCAGGTTTCTGTTTTCCGGCAATTTTCTTATAATACCTTTACACTCGGTCCTTGGCAAAATCTACTTTTCCCTCCTTCTTCAATTTTATCATGGCAGGATCGCCAATGTGATATCCTACCAGTAcagagtacacacacacgcacaccacctCGTTCGTTACCGGAACACAACCTTCTTTATTTGCTGCTCAACTCCGACTGCCTTCAACCATCATACATCgcattctttctctttcttactCTAGGATCCCACAGTGCATAAGGCTAATTTTTATTCTATGATCCGGAATAATGATTTTATCGCTCGGAAACTTGTGATAGTTTAATTCTATTGCTGATTCTATTGCCGTAATTTGATCGTGAGATAAAGTTTCACCCAAAGAAATATTGTTAGTATCGCAAACATCAATCCCACATATTTCGGAAAATGCCTCAGTAAGACTATTGTGTGACTCTATAGTCGGAGTTTGTGGAGTATTAACATCATTAGAATCATATCACGAAAGATCTAGCTGATTTTCCCTAGCTTGGTCACCGACTGAGTCCCGGTAAAGATCAAGAGTTTGGAGCGTTTGGCAAATAGCTGTTTTTAATACTGGCAAAGGTTGTTTGTTCAATtcaatcaatttatttttattatatctGTATCTAAATTTTTTAagaaaaacattcaatttaCACAATGCATCTCTTCCAACAATGAGCGGTAAATTCATATAATGATTAGGCAAAATGATGAAAGTATGTTCGATGATGAGATTTCCAAAAGTTATGCGAAGCTCAATGTTTCCTAACGTTTCTAGGTATTGACCTCCTGTTCCTCTAAACCGAGTAGGTTACCGTACACTGTTGTCACATCTTGGAATCAAGTCCTGGTTAACAAAATGTTTAGGGCTGTCAGAGTCAAAAAGTgcatttatcattatttgcCTGCTCCAAGCCCCTTGATCCCCTATAGCAACACTTACCTCTTGGTGAGCATCTATTGTTGTTACTAATGATTTTTCTTCGGATTCTTCGAAAAGTGCAGCTGCGGCAATGGATTCGCGATTCAACGGACAGTTTCGGTAGTTGTGATCCATTTTCCCACAATGGAAACAGGAACCAGGAGTTCATCGAGGTCGTTGACATTGAGCGGAACGGTGACCGAATTCAGAACAATTGAAGCAACGGTTCTGGCTAGGCGGTGTATCTGACTCTGACGACACTGCTACTTGAAGTCGGGTTGTACTGCGAACTGGCTTGACGCATTTGGAAATGCGTGTCGCAACGCTGAATGTGGTCAATGAGTTCGTATATGTTGTTGTAGTCTTTAGTGACTAGACTGCCGTAAAGTGCATCACGTGACATCCCTCTGATGGCGTAggtaatacagggtttcacactttatctcaagaccgcgggacctcttcccgaatctgtcttagccaaagtcaagtttgcggtatgatgcttgaaatcgttgatgatacctgaaaacgttgatgatacctgaattcatcggatgcaatgctgaatctgcggcacatttctcgaaacacactggtccgcgccgaggacatgcggtcgaatatttttttacacggataacctttgtgtacatcagtctattagaaacactcaattatccttttcgtttttttaaccaaaaaaagacaatttaataaaatgagtgaatgcatatttgtttaattaaaatatttacaaatgttaagaaagtagtttgaactgtttaaataatctttaaaaaataattaactgttttcagtacactTTACTgagaacagtaaaacaatgaaaaagtggtgtatattaaagattttatgcttatttaatttattctaacttgttcggaattttaaaatcatgataaacaggttatttttcactttaaatgctgccgaaaataggtacaggcggtccccgagatacacggtacctcttatacgcggattcggagatacgcggttttctaaatttgacaattctttgagcaaattgtactgatttgacacatcaattgcaaattgccaaataatttccgttttgatcgaatgttaaaaactatttcaaaaggtttaaaacagttatattcagtcagaatcatatcaaataattcataaagtgactaaaaccgccccctacttgcaaaattacacgaaaatttgtgatattttagctggaaatcacgagattcgacttacgcggaaattcgagatacgcggtattttgccgccgttttcggtccccattaaccgtgtatctcggggaccgcctgtacacagtaaatgttcatttttgacagctcaatgttgtgggctcctgccgaaactcggaacaataacacactttgaatttggctgaatattccttttaaaattgatcaaaacactacaatgcgtatgtcgacacataatatgacctttcttgtaccaaatatcaccaattttactacaaaaaatgcactaacttaagagaaaaataaatatttgtaagccagttcgcaccgtacgctataaccatcaaactgtcaatggctgctctgtttaaacgtcgcatcaaaatggctgtcaaaacgggccaaaataagcaacataaaattaataattaacgagctttttaacaccaatcttaggaaagtaagattgttaaattgctttaaacatttttttgtacatattcacgttgatacaaacattttctgacccgtattcgcgctgccgaaaataggaacacagtctgccgaaaataggaacaaactgccgaaaataggagcaaaatcaatgtttgcattttcacgaatatttatgaaaaaggactttgaaccggcaaataaaaaatattgtaacatactatgatagtttatcaaccagaataacaacactttccaaaaaataatgaaaaatattgatgtgtgagcaatttttgtgaaactgttgcactagcctgccgaaaactggtacagttaccctatgtctat
Proteins encoded:
- the LOC133393027 gene encoding uncharacterized protein K02A2.6-like — encoded protein: MSEIYKVFLTDKYIKPTRLTDKYMRNMRLRIVYCYGNTMGMKQEAERVNQLITGKATSSGVISDPRIVNCVIGSVEFKFLVDSGATVNTVTKKGWERIKEECSTVIQDITLHPEEILKGYATHRPLEVICSFRAYVGVKDAGQDRQLAKFFVVNGTEISLLGFQTASQLKLLRIGLGLLKKEINCAELVGRKTSIDNSESGPGAADQWVKFPKIGGEPVKFRIDTSVIPKRIIRYNVPIAFEKAVNERLEDMERRQIIERADRRGSTISFVSPMVLVPKGQKDFRMVIDYREVNKAIVREPYPMPSLEKVWADIPHNGGKLFFTKLDLKDAYFHIELHEEVRYLTTFMTANGLMRFTRLPFGLSCAPELFQSVMEKLFADCKNLVVYMDDVLVYGRSLEELEKLVKEVKRVIEINHLTINEEKSLYNQEKVDFLGFTIDGRGILPTKEKISDILKFDRPKDVSEVRSFLGMITFISPFIKGFSHKTKPLRDLLSKKAKFEWKKEQQDAFEELKIATENDLIKRGYFDAKDKTILYTDASPWGLGAVLAQEGYLDGERRIIACASKSLTEVEGRYPQLHREALAIVWAMERFAYYLIGRKFTLRSDSEALMFMLRGKHRKDMGKRIMSRAEGWFLRMEHFCYEFEHVAGKDNIADAASRIGEKRNDPQFGWGKEPHELCLVETEINYISEGLVAMTSQEVQKEQLKDRELQEVMLWLDKKQKWPTEIVKFQPFQREMYIQEGSLMKQEKLVLPENLRKRALSLAHRCHPGMSTMKNILRQGLWWPNMDREVESFVKSCPECQVIKADSHPPPITLTDLPNNPWDYVSIDFATLSDVLHWKALVFTDNYSRFLVAVPIERADGEAVKAVLKKVFNTYYVPKTIKADNGPPFNSVELQTWLQEVWGVKLIHCTPLNPTENGLVERNMQGINKIAAIAKIRKLNWKEALADYVAAYNSWPHHVTKIPPAELMFGRAVRGLLPNMKLNSRQALDDELRDRDRTAKFERNAREDERRRAKNTSIKVGDKVLVMQQKRDKADTAYKNKFYKVTKMEGIGRATIRDMENSKEYQRSVKHLKKFVDRSDDQESEIGIEEENTSLEVPEGMEQVVERNLYRELEVERPVGRSIRRAETDGRIREAREIKRPWRFRDGSM